A window of Macrotis lagotis isolate mMagLag1 chromosome 1, bilby.v1.9.chrom.fasta, whole genome shotgun sequence genomic DNA:
ATAAAGACTGAAATAACCAGAACCAGAATAATTTATATGATGATCACAATAATTCAAGGAAAACTACATTGAAAGCCTTCAGAACCCTGATCAATCTAGTGATCAATCATGATTTCAAAGAACTTTACAGAAAGGTGATAAAAGTACTTGAATGAGGCTTACATTTTCCAACATGGGCAATATATTGATTTGCTTTGTCTAACTATATTTGTCACAAGAGAATGCTCTATTAGAACAAGGATAGCCAGTGGAAAATGACtgtgaaggagaaagaaataaagaaaagaatatcaataatgcctttttttccatttctttttctaagacagTGGGAGCATTCACCAAGAGCTACCCAGTATGTCTATCACCtgaacaaacatttttttctccttttaaaaggTGTTACCTTTTTCCTAGAGGACCCAATTTTGGTTAAACAGGACTTCTTCAGGGACAAGTAGCCCCCAATCACTTCAATTTCATGGACAGTGGGGTAACGTTTCTTGAGTAACATCCCCACATTCTCATGGGACGCTTCAGGATCTTCAAGAGTTTTCCCTTTCCAttgctcttcctcctcctcctcctcctctggatACAGGTCCCCATTTGGTGGGCTGAAGCTTGCCTCAGGGGCAACTGGTTTCCTATTAGGCACCACTGTAAATGTATTGTTGCTCAGGTAACGAACTTCAGATTTGCTGTTAGGCAGAGAGGGATGAGGTCGATAATGAGGAGCATCGGGGAATCTGAAAGCTGGTTTGGCCTCTTCATCTTCTGAATCTACCTCATCAATATAAGTAACAGGAAGCCCTGGTCTACTAGGTTCTTCACGAATCTGAGTGACTAAAGAACTGAGGGATGTGTCAGAAACCTCAAAGTCTCCACAAGACTCTTGTTTGGAAGGTCTCTCTATAGAAGGGGATGTCAATCCCTCCCCATGCCACTTGTGGTTCACTTCGGAGGGAGCTGTGGCTATTTGTTTCTGAGGATCCCCTTCCTCAGCTGCCTGCGGGGTCTCATCCCCAGAGCGATCCGTGTAGGCAAGCGCAACTTCTTGTGGGTGCTGGCCCCCATTTTCCAGAGGTACATGGGTCAAGTGACTAGACTGAGAAGAAACGCTGGCCTTTCCCTTTGGCTGTTCAAAGACTTTGCTCCCCACTGGATGGCCACCCATGGAGTCAAGCATCTCCACCTTGGGCTTGGGGATGAAGACAAAGGAGTTTTTGGAGTTCATCCGAAGGTTGGCCAAGGCCTTGGCCTGGACGTCCTCATCAGGGATGGTCTCCATATCTGGCTTGGGGGCAGGCTTGATCTCAAAAGAGTCATTGGTGCTGGTGGCTGCAGAAACCCACCTTCTCTGATTGGGAGTGGCACTGGCCAGGCTGTGTTTGGGGCATGTGGAAGGGGCGGCTGGAGTGGCACTGGGTCCCCCATTGGCACCGTCCATCGGACAGGGaccaggggagggagggaggataggTGCCTCCTCCTCAGCATTTGGCTTCCGACCGTCGGTGCCTTTGGAAATACTGGAAGAGGATGGCACGGGCCCACCCGCTGCAGGAAGGCCATTGGCAGGACCCTGAGGGGGCTCCGGGCTGGGCTCCACAGCAGGCCCGTTTGGTACAACCCGGCCTCCCCTGGTCAGCCCCCGGGGGTGGACCGTGAAAGAGTTGCTGCCGGTCTTCTGGAGGAAATCGCTGAGGCGGGCGGGGGCAGCGGCCGAGGCCTGCTCCCTCTGGAACCAGGCAGCCCTCTCCCCGACGctgggggcgcggggcgcggAGGGCGGGGTGGCGGCGTCCCGCCGTGCGGCGGGGGGCTTTGGCACCAAGGGCCGGCCCCGCTCGGGGCTCCCGCGACGCCGGGGCGGGGACGCGGCCCGGGGCTCTGCGCCGGCCAGCGGGGAGTCGAACTTCTCCAGCAGCCGGCTGACCCTGCCCGGCTGCGCGGCGGCCTCGGCGGCGGCCCGGGGCGCCTCGTACACCAGCACCTCGGCGGCCCGGATCTCGGCCACGGGGCGGCCGCGCCGGGTCAGCAGGCGCTGCAGGGGGTCCGGGCCCGGGCGCGGGCCGCCGGCGCTGACCTCGTAGGGCCGCGGGCCGGGCAGGAAGCCGGGCTCGGACTCGATGATGAGGATGTTGTCGGCGCGAATGGTGCGGATGCCCGGGACGCGGCTGTAGAGCTCCAGCAGCTGCTGCACCGGCCGCGCCGTCGAGCCCCGGGCCCCGGGCGCCGCGCCGCGCCCCCGCCGCTGCCGCTTGCGTTCCGTCTCCAGCCGCATGAAGGGGTTCTCCCGCAGGGGTCCCAGGCTGTCGGCCAGCACCAGGcgctccgccgccgccgccggggctGCCTCCCCGGGGCACTCGCCCCCGGCCGCGGTCCCCGCCGCAGCCTCGCCTCCGGGCCCGACCCCCAGGCCGGCCAGCTTGGCTCGCTTCCTCTCCAGAATCTCCCGTTTCCACGCCGGCAGCGCGGAGCGAGAGCCGGGTCCCGCCGGCCCATCGAGGCCCGGCGGCCGCCGGGGCTCCAGGCTCGTCATGGCGCCGTGCAGCGCGAGCGGGTGGGAAGCGGGGCAATCCGCCCCAGCAGCCGCGCTCGGGGAGCTGCCAGGCGGGCCGGCCGGCGAGGGGACTGAGGGCCCTGGCCCGGCTCGCCCGACGCTCCAGCGCGGCCCGCGGCCCCGGACCCGGCCACGCCCCCAGCCCTCGGGGCCGCCGCCCATTGGGGAAAACCCCTCAGGACACGCCCCGCGTGGCCAGGGCCACCTATGGCAGGCGGGGAAGGGTCGGTGCGGTAATCAGGGGAGGAGTGGCTTATTGGCTAGTGACCTTTCTAGTTCCGCCCCTCAGAGAAAGCGCTGTTCTCGGGGAAAGACAGTCCTCCCCAAGGCTTATAGGGGAAAAGACCCCTTCGACTCGCCCAGTATGTGCCCGCACCACCTATTGGGAAAACTGGGGGCGGGGTAGACAAGGAACGCCTTCTCCCCGTGCCCCCCCAAAGAGCTCTTTCCATAGGCTAACGATTACCCTCGGTCAATTTCTGAGGGAAAGCTCCCTTAATTTGGGTAAGTCCATCACCTGGGCAGGCACCCAATTGGGGAAAGGCACCTTAGACCCTCCTCTTGGGGAGTCAAGGTGTATTGTAATTACTTTCCTCCGGCTATTCCCATGGAAGTGGGGGCAGCTATCTCCCTGCTAGGGTGGAAAGGAAAGATCCTGGCCCAATGCCCAGATACTTCCATCAGGAAGAGAGCTTGGAGCTAAGAGTGACTAAACCGGGTTCCGCCTCTCCTTGTAATCGTGAGCCTTGTTCTTGCTGGCTCAAGGAGGAAGTGAACTGGGAGGAATAGGTGTGAGCCGCGAAATTAGCACCAAGCTCGGTGTGATTCCAATGTGAACTctttaagaagaaaggaaggaggcaaAGGTTTTTGTTACTCAGTCCTATCTTACTCTACGGTCCTTGCACTTTTCcgtggaattttcttggcagagatactggagtacattaccatttccttctccagtgtgacctcattttacaaatgagaaagtgaGGAAGATACGGGTGAAGTGTCTTACCTAAAGTGACACAACTACTGAGATCAAATTAGTGCTTGTTGGGGTCTAATGGGTGCAGAGCAAAatatgctatgttcactttttaaaaacttcgtgtttttcctttctttccctttagtcctaattcctctttcagaGCATGACTAATACGGAAACTGTTAaaaacaattgtacatgtacaacttttagcAGACTGCTGCTAATGGGGAATAAggaggagagtggtagaaaatcacaaattttcaAATGGTAAgataatgataagaaaaataaaataaaatttcaattaaaaaaagaactcaggttttcctttcTGTAGgcctggttctctattcacttcaccacttagctgcccaagcAGAGGTTGGGCCATATTAACTCCGCTAAGGAAGAATGGGTCTTTCACTGCcccaataaactttttttatcatgttctattttccttttataatgaaatataagCAATGATTTTTGCACGGGTCATAGAATCCTAGACTGAGagctggaaagaacattggaagccatccaactccctcattttacagatgagaagagaaagagtGGTCCTCTGAGGATCACAACATCAGCAGTTCACAGTACCCTCTGGGATTTCCTttaatccagagaaagaatattctGACCAGAAGATAAATGTGCTCTTTTCAGTTATCCCAAATGAAATTCAATGGTGGGAAAAGCCTGTGCAATTTTTTTATCATCAAAGGTAAGatgagtttttattattttattattttttatatttaatatttattcttattttgtacaaatgtttttttattcattaataaaatattcttgtttaagagtaaataaaatactcccaccccccaaaaaaatagactcacttgagcaataaagtaaaggggagagaaaaaaattaaaaaaaaaataatagtaataattgttaggtatggccaggtggcacaatggacagaacaccaaccctggagccaggagtacccaagcccacatccggccccatactcccaacaatcacccagctgtgtgacatgcaagccaccccaaccccactaccctgcaaaaaccaaaaaaaaagaaaaaaaaagacccaaaatgaaataaaatagtaataatagcaggggtggttgggtggcagacagagcattgacccttgagccaggagcacccaggtccaaatctggcctcagacacccagtgatcaccctgctatgcggccctgggcaggtcacccagccccatttgccctgcacccccaaataataataataataataataataataaatgtgcttcagtctttgttccaacaccaccagctctgtcgtgggtagatcacattttttatgataaatccacccttgccattgctgatcgcaattccctcctttcatatttctctactaccatgtactatattttctctctcctttcactctgactctgctgtagggtagctgagtggcacagcagacagatccctggcacTGGGGACAAGAGGTCCCAAggccccctaccaccccttaggcccagcatccacctggtcctatggtcccggacaggccatccaatcccagccccttgcaagaagtaaaaaagaaaatgtgtttatctgaccactctcccaccatggtccatcctctcctccatcactcacatcccccccttccccccctccttcttactccagatgtctatactccattaagtatatatgctgtttcctctcctagccacctctgatgagagggaagattctctcattcccctttgccttcccccccttccatatcattgcaatagctcattgtaataaagaaaaatctaattatatgaaatatcttggcctcttcctcctctcctttttctttctcccattacatatccctttttcctattgactccatttttacaccatcttttaacttcaaattcagctttctcctgtgcttcaactataaaagctccttctacctgctctattaactgagaagattcatacaagtattatcagtgtcatttttctatgcaggaatacatgcagttcatcatcattaagtccctcatattttccccttctcctccaatctctatgcttcacttgagtcctgtatttgaatatcaaacctgttcagctctggccattccaacaggaacatttgaaattccccggggttcattgaaagtccatctttttccctggaagaggacattcagttttgctgggtaattgattctcagttgcactctaagctcttttgccttctggtatattatattccaagccctacgagcttttaatgtagttgctgctaagtcctgtatgatcctgactgcagctccatgatatttgaactgtgtccttctggctgcttgtaatattttctctttgacttgggagttctggaacttggctataatattcctaggggttggttttttgggatctctttctcagggggattgatggattctctccatttctattttgccctctgcttctaggatatcagggcaattttcctgtagtaattctttgaaaatgatgtcaaggctcttttcctgatcatgactttcaggtattccaacaatttttaaattatctttcctaaatctgttttccatatcagctgttttttcaatgagatgtttcacattttcttctaatttttcattcttttggttttgaagtattgaatcctgatttctcataaattcatcaatctccctgagttctattctttgtctgaaggatttgttttcctcagagttttcttatctctttttccatctggccaattttgctttttaaagcattcttctcaataactttttaactgactttaagtcttttttcccttaggtttttttttcaaggcaaatggggttaagtggcttgcctaaggccacacatctaggtaattaagtgtctgagaccggatttgaaccaaggtactcctgactccagggccagtgctttatccactgagccacctagctcaataactttttaaagtgttttatccatttgacctaagctggtttttagaatgctattttctttagcatttttttggatttccttgactaagctgctgacttcattttcatgtttttcctgcatctctctcatttgttttcccagtttttcttctaactccctcatttgattttcaaattctctttttgagctctgtcatagcctgagcccaatttctgtttttcttggagtctttagatgcaggagcttgtgcttcctcatcttcagactgagtattttgatccttcttgggatcatagataatgtatttctcaatggtgttcctcatttctctgcttgctcattttcccagcctaagcctgttttgggggtgcttcctgagtttttgggacactcccacaagggtctcagtgtgtgaggctctgtcctccctcctggtctgtgaatgaccatatgcaccacCCTCTGCCAcagagctgaggtggggggggcccctACTGTTCTATAGGGggacctagactgggatcaggatctgaatctgttcagagccccagagtcctgttccaggggcagagctctgcagtctctctctctctctcttcacacccctccctaggttcaatgggctcatgccttgggggctcctgcttactggctggcctgcttctgtttcctagatctggccaggctgctctctgtgtgcccagtgctccctggggtgtagctcaggaaactcctctgctgctgtgagccaaggctcccagcaccctggggctgcctccgggaggctgaagttttttcactctggcaggccgcccctccaaccccagggatccaagcctttttgctcttttccaggttaccttgagtaggagaactgcctcactgggtcccactgtgggttctgtctcttgaaaatttagttagagtccttagtttcaaagattaaTGAGaatgcctaagacaggatccgctcttgttgccatcttggctcctgccTGTGCATTTACAATTGGCaactttcatctcattttttccaTGTCTTTAGAAGTCTTACATTACATTACAGTAAAAGTAAATTATTCATCTTCCACTCCAAAGTCCTAATAGTAGAAAGAAATGGTCATACTATGACTTCATAAGTATCTACCTCCAGCCAGGATCACTGATTGGCCAGGAAAATAAACATATGCAGGGCTTCAATAGATGCCCTTGGCCTCATCAATTTTTTCCAGGGTGCATTTGAGTTTACCTCACTAAAGTGGGCTAATTAAGGAAAGTAATGAGACATGGAAATATGAGCAAATATTCAAGatatgcaaagtactttgtaaacattaTATTATTTAAACCTTACAATCCTGTAAAGATTGGCATATATGGAAATATGCCAATGTgcagataaatagaaatatacaaTATGTCATCTAGGTCAATACTTTTTAGTAACCAAGCTGCTGTCCTGTTGCTATTACCaacctttaaaataaagaatagaaaggaTTTAATTTACCTTCATCTAGGATTACTTTACATGGATTGTTCCCAAATGATTACAATCCCTATAAAGGCTAAATGGGGCAATAGTAGAGTGAGAATGAGAATGCAGAAATTACTAGAGTTGGCAGGTAAATACAATTATAATTCTAGATGCCAACCAACTCATTCATGGAGCAAATGTCAGAAGGATACCCTGAAATTGGGACCCTAAATCCTCATCTTTGTTCTAATCTCAGGAATTagtttctccattttctctttaagaaaggaaaaatatgggagtaatgttcaaccttgaaggacttgctcattccatcagtgcaacaatggggaacaattttgggctgtctgcaaaagagagttccatctgtatccagataaagagctgtggagtttgaacaaagttcaaaaactattccctttaatttagaaaaaaaaacagatatcttattgttggatcttgttttttcttagacctttttgtctcttccttaaggatatgatttctctctcatcacactcaatttggatcaatgtacaacatggaaacaaagtaaagactgacagattgctttcagtgggggtgggaggagggaagtaagattgggggagaaaattgtaaaactcaaataatatctttaataaaaataaatttaaaaaaagaaaaagaaaaaatattttgcttagtAAGCTGCAACCATCTAATTCTTTGATCAACTCAATATGAGAAATGAACACTGCCATCAACACAAAGCCTGCTGCCAGGGCAGCATTCATAATACAGCtccataataatgtttgtccttcattcttgaagaaggccatggatcaggagaggtgataccatgacaagcacatgaactggattttagtgaaggaggtgctgtgctaagtcaccagactcattctcttctccagagccatcaggatccagtagccagatatgaatcagggcaattggagatggtcctggatgtgaccaactcagggttaagtgtcttgcccaaggtcacacagctagagagtGTCCAAGCCTGGATTGGAACTCCCATTCTTCTGCAACCCTTATAAAACACCACGGAACAAAATAAGATTCCCATACAGTCAACCACGCCCCCTGACCACACCCCCTCTCCCAAGTCCAAAGAAACATTTATATTCCCACAGTACATTTtattaaaaagcaatttttaacaagGTTCCTTTACAGTCCATTAAACACTGTCCAAATAGGAACCCATCTCTATCCAAGgagaatgaaaaggggaaaaaaaaataggactccaaaagaaaagaggagaaaaaaagaatacctttATTTAGTGATCAGTGTTTTTTCCACACATCTGCCCACCCACCTGGGGTTAAAATGAAAAGCACGAAGAAAAGCGAGAACTTCATAAGCAAACGGGACCGATTCCTCCTTGCTGGAGTTCCTCTCGGCCTGTCCAAGGCTAGTAAGGAAGGATTCGTCCGTTCTTTCTGCCTGCTCTCCGAGCGGGGTTAGTTGACTCGACAAGCCCGGATCATGAGCAGCTGCAGAAGAATGAAGACCGGGGACATGATGAGGCCGAACCAGAGCTCCCTCGTCTGCTCCACCAGCTTCTGGCACAACAGCATCTCAAAAACAAACTTGAGGCTAAGAATGGTGAGGATCCAGAAGAGGCGGAGCACCGCCAGCCGCTTCTCTCCGTCCTGGAAGAGGCGCACCGACACGATGGTGGTGAAGTAGGTGCTGAGCCCGTCGGCGGCAAAGAAGGGCACGAAGACGTTCCACCACGACAGGTCCGGGGCCAGCTGGTCCACGCGCAGCGCCAGGAGCACGGAGAACACGAGCAGCGCTAACACGTGCACGAAGATTTCGAAGGTGGCGAAGCCCAGCCACTGCACCAGCTCCCGCAGCGAGAACAACATCGCGCCCGCGCCGGGGCCCGGTCCTGCCCGCCGGGCGCTGCGCAGCTCGGCGGGGCCGCTGCTCGGCGGGGCCGCTGCTCAGCGGGGACCGGGCAGCGGCGGCTGTGGGAACAAGGGCGGCGGGTCAGCGGGCAGGGCGCCCGACCGGCCTCCGCTCGCTCACCAAGCCCCTGGCCCCGAGGCGGCCCTAGCCCCACGGCCGGTCCGCCGACCGGATCGCCACGCCCGGCGTCGGTGCCCTCCCGCACTCACCTCAGTGGTCCCGGCGGTTCCgcccgcggccgccgccgccgccgccgccgccatggTGTTCCTGTCGCTCGCCGATGGCGTCACTTCCCCCGGCCCCGGAAGTCGGCCCCGGGAAGTTGCTGATCGAGGTAGCAGTGGTCCTTTCCCggtctcctttccccttctcggCCTGCAGGCCCTCGCTACTCCTCCTTGCTTTGTCCGGGCCTCCGCCATGCGCACACCCCTCCGACCCGGCTCCCGCGCCCTGGGCTAGACAGAACCCCTCCCCCTCAGCTGTGGCCTTGGgggtcatcccctcaattccgACCCCCCAGACCGACTCCAGAGCTCGAACCCGGCCTTCGTGTCCTGCCTTCCCTCCCAACCCTGATCCAGCCGCAGCTGTACCCCTTCCAATGATACCGACTCCCCCAGAGAAACACCCCCTGCGTCGGTGGTCATCCTCCTCCCGTCCCTGACGCTCCCCTCCACACTAGCCGCGTTTCTCCCGTTTCTCCAGATGTTGATCCCGAACCTCCTAATCCTGTTTGGGAGCCAGACAGGGACGGCCCAGGATGTGGCAGAGAGGATCGGTAGGGAGGCCCGGCGGAGACGGCTCCAACGTAGGGTGCAATCACTGGATTCCTATGATGTGGTAAGGTTGGAAGTTTGATGTTGGCCCGCACTCCCCGGCTTTCTATTCAGGCTAAAAACGATGGGGAGAGGGTTCCTGCCCCTGCTTGGCAGAGATGGGACACAGTTCTGCACTTGGGTTTCCTATTCGGGATGATTTAAAGAACTCCAGGAAGGTTACCTTAAAATCTT
This region includes:
- the TPRN gene encoding taperin; this encodes MTSLEPRRPPGLDGPAGPGSRSALPAWKREILERKRAKLAGLGVGPGGEAAAGTAAGGECPGEAAPAAAAERLVLADSLGPLRENPFMRLETERKRQRRGRGAAPGARGSTARPVQQLLELYSRVPGIRTIRADNILIIESEPGFLPGPRPYEVSAGGPRPGPDPLQRLLTRRGRPVAEIRAAEVLVYEAPRAAAEAAAQPGRVSRLLEKFDSPLAGAEPRAASPPRRRGSPERGRPLVPKPPAARRDAATPPSAPRAPSVGERAAWFQREQASAAAPARLSDFLQKTGSNSFTVHPRGLTRGGRVVPNGPAVEPSPEPPQGPANGLPAAGGPVPSSSSISKGTDGRKPNAEEEAPILPPSPGPCPMDGANGGPSATPAAPSTCPKHSLASATPNQRRWVSAATSTNDSFEIKPAPKPDMETIPDEDVQAKALANLRMNSKNSFVFIPKPKVEMLDSMGGHPVGSKVFEQPKGKASVSSQSSHLTHVPLENGGQHPQEVALAYTDRSGDETPQAAEEGDPQKQIATAPSEVNHKWHGEGLTSPSIERPSKQESCGDFEVSDTSLSSLVTQIREEPSRPGLPVTYIDEVDSEDEEAKPAFRFPDAPHYRPHPSLPNSKSEVRYLSNNTFTVVPNRKPVAPEASFSPPNGDLYPEEEEEEEEQWKGKTLEDPEASHENVGMLLKKRYPTVHEIEVIGGYLSLKKSCLTKIGSSRKKMKISFNEKSLQTTFEYPSESSLVQEEEAEEEGASGSEGEEEEKSFAVFIPRATFVNNTVKESATRPPESSSGLSSYTPKHSVEFGAWQEQKYDAGLCETGTNPQKEVMLTPASKNDLSDFRSEPALYF
- the TMEM203 gene encoding transmembrane protein 203, giving the protein MLFSLRELVQWLGFATFEIFVHVLALLVFSVLLALRVDQLAPDLSWWNVFVPFFAADGLSTYFTTIVSVRLFQDGEKRLAVLRLFWILTILSLKFVFEMLLCQKLVEQTRELWFGLIMSPVFILLQLLMIRACRVN